A window from Odocoileus virginianus isolate 20LAN1187 ecotype Illinois chromosome 24, Ovbor_1.2, whole genome shotgun sequence encodes these proteins:
- the E2F7 gene encoding transcription factor E2F7, with protein sequence MEVNCLTLKDLISRPPRLDFAIEDGENAQKENIFVDLSRMAPKTPIKSEPIDLSKQKIFTPERNPITPVKPADRQQAEPWTPTANLKMLISAASPDIRDREKKKGLFRPIENKDDVFTASLQLDVVDDSAVDEFEKQRPSRKQKSLGLLCQKFLARYPSYPLSTEKTTISLDEVAVSLGVERRRIYDIVNVLESLHLVSRVAKNQYDWHGRHSLPKTLRNLQRLGEEQKYEEQMAHLQQKELDLIDYKFGERRRDGCPDSQDPQLLDFSEADYPSSSANSRKDKSLRIMSQKFVMLFLVSKTKIVTLDVAAKILIEESQDTPDHSKFKTKVRRLYDIANVLTSLALIKKVHVTEDRGRKPAFKWIGPVDFSSTDDNLVDVSTPVLPELKKEIYGHVQFCAKQKLARHGSFNSEQASERIQRKVNSEPSSPYRQKQGSGVYSLEIGSLAAVYRQKIEDNSKAEAFASQSAMPPSSSLDPAAPLPSLCVDSEYCVNPLSRQVLPAAQTESKALSAQNGLSGGGGGVSLAPAAPDGEPLPPALAAARPLLYVPPAPLFMLCGGLQEGPPAPGAGSAGSGGSEGAAAEQPPAPSGQKRLSRDWKPQQEDETPATKRQCRDHGAGPLALVMPKKPSDSTDIASPKTSAPHEDTHTNRQLSATKAVLGKATTNGFVYSEWENPSRNTEIEKPLKENESTKEPSLLQYLYVQSPAGLNGFNVLLSGSQSPHSVGLPVGPLPPLSVPCVVVPSPTLGAFPVLCSPTVPGPGSSAPSPLPNAGPVNFGLPGLGSTAHLLIGPAALVNPKSSTLPSTDPQLQGPCSLHLSPVMSRSHGNVQPGSPAYGGHPAPAVKSRQSPVPVTPKSIRCTHQETFFKTPGSLGDPVLRGKERNQSRSSSSAQRRLEIPSGGAD encoded by the exons ATGGAGGTAAATTGTCTAACACTAAAAGACCTGATCAGCAGGCCGCCCAGACTAGATTTTGCAATTGAAGATGGGGAAAATGCACAAAAG gaaaatatatttgttgatCTCTCAAGGATGGCCCCAAAGACGCCAATAAAAAGTGAGCCAATTGACTTGTCAAAGCAAAAAATCTTCACTCCAGAAAGAAATCCCATCACTCCGGTTAAGCCTGCTGACAGACAGCAGGCAGAACCATGGACGCCCACCGCTAACCTGAAGATGCTCATTAGCGCTGCCAGCCCGGACATAAGAGAccgagagaagaaaaaaggactgTTCAGGCCCATTGAGAACAAAGATGATGTGTTTACAGCCTCCCTGCAG CTTGATGTTGTGGATGACAGTGCTGTGGATGAGTTTGAAAAGCAAAGGccaagcagaaaacagaaaagtttagGACTCCTGTGCCAGAAGTTTCTAGCTCGCTATCCAAGTTACCCTCTGTCAACTGAAAAAACTACCATCTCCCTAGATGAAGTTGCTGTCAGTCTCG GCGTTGAAAGGAGACGCATCTATGACATTGTAAACGTGCTGGAGTCGCTGCATCTGGTCAGCCGGGTGGCCAAGAATCAGTACGACTGGCATGGTAGGCACAGCCTGCCCAAAACCCTAAGGAACCTCCAGAGATTAGGAGAAGAGCAGAAATATGAGGAGCAGATGGCACACCTCCAGCAGAAAGAGCTCGACCTGATAGATTATAAATTCGGAGAACGCAGAAGAGATGGCTGTCCCGATTCCCAAGATCCACAGTTACTGGATTTCTCCGAAGCAGACTACCCCTCCT CATCTGCAAACAGTCGGAAAGACAAGTCTCTGAGAATTATGAGCCAGAAGTTTGTCATGCTGTTCCTGGTCTCCAAAACCAAGATAGTTACTCTTGATGTGGCTGCCAAAATACTGATAGAAGAAAGCCAAGATACGCCAGACCATAGTAAATTTAAAA CAAAGGTACGACGCCTCTATGACATAGCCAATGTGCTGACCAGCTTGGCGCTGATAAAGAAAGTGCATGTCACGGAAGATCGAGGCCGGAAACCTGCCTTCAAGTGGATCGGCCCTGTGGATTTCAGTTCCACAG ATGACAATCTCGTGGATGTTTCTACACCTGTCCTACcagaattgaaaaaagaaatatacggCCACGTTCAGTTCTGTGCAAAACAGAAACTTGCTCGACACGGCTCTTTTAACTCAGAGCAGGCTTCTGAGAGGATACAGAGGAAAGTGAACTCAGAACCCAGCAGCCCTTACAGACAAAAACAAG gaTCAGGAGTCTACTCCTTGGAAATTGGAAGTCTGGCAGCTGTCTACagacagaaaatagaagacaACTCAAA GGCGGAAGCTTTTGCCAGTCAGAGCGCGATGCCTCCGTCGAGCAGCCTGGACCCCGCGGCTCCTCTCCCCAGCCTGTGTGTTGACTCGGAATACTGTGTGAACCCCTTGTCCCGCCAAGTCCTCCCTGCGGCCCAAACAGAGTCGAAGGCCTTGTCCGCCCAGAACGGTctgagcggcggcggcggcggcgtctCCCTGGCCCCCGCGGCGCCGGACGGGGAGCCCCTGCCGCCGGCCCTGGCGGCCGCCCGGCCCTTGCTCTACGTGCCGCCCGCCCCGCTGTTCATGCTGTGCGGGGGCCTGCAGGAGGGGCCGCCGGCGCCGGGCGCGGGCTCTGCGGGCAGCGGCGGCTCCGAGGGCGCAGCGGCAGAGCAGCCCCCCGCGCCCTCAGGTCAGAAGCGCCTGAGCAGGGACTGGAAGCCCCAGCAGGAGGACGAGACGCCAGCCACCAAGAGACAGTGCAGGGACCACGGGGCCGGTCCCCTCGCCCTTGTGATGCCCAAG AAACCTTCAGATTCCACAGACATCGCCTCTCCCAAGACCTCTGCACCCCATGAAGACACTCACACGAACAGGCAACTTTCTGCTACAAAAGCAGTTTTGGGAAAGGCTACCACAAACGGCTTCGTCTATTCTGAGTGGGAAAATCCTTCTAGAAATACAGAGATAGAAAAGCCTTTGAAGGAAAATGAGAGCACCAAAGAGCCCTCTCTGCTGCAGTATCTTTATGTGCAGTCGCCAGCAG GATTAAATGGTTTCAACGTGCTCTTGTCTGGCAGTCAGAGCCCCCATAGTGTGGGCCTGCCCGTGGGCCCGCTGCCCCCGCTCAGCGTTCCGTGCGTGGTCGTGCCGTCGCCGACGCTGGGTGCCTTTCCTGTTCTGTGCTCTCCCACGGTGCCCGGGCCGGGGTCCTCTGCTCCCAGCCCTCTCCCGAACGCGGGACCTGTGAATTTTGGCTTGCCTGGCCTCGGATCAACAGCCCATCTTCTCATCGGCCCTGCCGCCCTGGTTAATCCAAAGTCGTCCACACTCCCCTCCACCGACCCTCAGCTTCAGGGGCCATGCTCACTTCACCTAAGCCCGGTGATGTCAAGGTCACATGGCAACGTGCAGCCTGGATCCCCCGCTTATGGAGGTCACCCAGCCCCCGCAGTAAAATCACGACAG TCTCCAGTTCCAGTGACCCCCAAGAGCATCCGGTGCACACACCAAGAGACGTTTTTCAAGACGCCTGGCAGCCTTGGGGACCCTGTCCtcaggggaaaagaaaggaatcagTCACGAAGCTCCAGCTCggcacagaggagactggaaatcCCCAGCGGGGGTGCAGACTAA